From Syngnathoides biaculeatus isolate LvHL_M chromosome 12, ASM1980259v1, whole genome shotgun sequence:
ATAGTTGAAGAATTTGAGAAACTTGAGCTAAAGTCGATCAAAAAGCATTGTGAGACAGATGGATTCTGAGTCAGCAGATCCTGACGACTAATATTCATGACCTCTAACCTCATAAAGCTTCCTTTGATCAGTGATTCACTTGCTACATGAGCCCCCTCTAGTGGTATGAAAAACAGTTCAGTTGTGTTTAACTTTTTAGTACAATATAATTCTATTTCCTCTTTCAGAATTTACCTTTTATTACCATTTCGTGGGCtaatttttcaactttttgtgcAAGATATTTTAATTAAGTCATAAGCAGGAAGTTAATATTCAAACTGTATAATGATATTAAATATTtcttttaggaataaaacctctgTAGGGTTTCATGTCCACTTGGGCCTGCTATGCTAATGTGTCAATGATAGTGGCACTTAGAGACTTaaggtggtacttggtgtaaaaagtttgaaaaacgCTGGTTTCAATAAATGCAAAATGACGtccacagacagacagattcCAAATGTCTATGCACGAAAGTATAGCTAATAAGGGACAAACTCCCAATGATTAATTCTACTGTTTACTGCTATTTATTTCCACAAGATTTTTGTCTATAAACTCTACATGCGATGCTCCCACGAACCAAATTTGCCGGTTTCACGTTTTGTCTTAATCTCCACTTGTGCTTTGTAAGAAGTAACCACTAACAATGACCCTCAGAAAGGGAAATGACCTCTGAGAGAATGGAGGCACCCCTGAGACACTTTCATGTGACAGGGTTGTTCGATGTTGTGATTGGAAGAGGAGTGACGACAGAGGGATTGATGGTCTTCCCTGGGGAGCCGTGGGTACGTACCAGGGAAGGTAGGGTTGCTCTGCCCAAGGGAAGGGAGGGGAATATGCTGCATAGCCAACTGGTGAAGCTTGGTCAACTGCAGGGTAGGAAGGAAGTTAGAGCTAACCAATCAAACTGGATTATTTCAGAGGAGTTGACAGCTACAATACAGAGACAATCCGAAGTTCACAAACATCACAGACAGTGTCAGTGAGAAGATTCGTTTCCTTCACAAAGCATGCTGGATTCTCATGGAAGTAGTCTGAAAATAGAGTCACATCTCTGGCTACAAAACGGCAACATGATCATGAAAGGAGGACTACCTTTAAACTTTGATTTCAATCAGAGCATGCGACTAATTGGTGTTAGTGTTAGTCATGTTGACAAATCAGAGTTTCATTGATGCTGCGATGGGTTAAGAAAAGGGATCATTGGGACTGGTGGGAGTGGGCAGAGTTGGACAGAAAGAGGAGTCTGTCATTTAAATGAACACACTTACATCTTGATGAGCAAAAGCATATTGCCCCGGAAGTGCAAATGCCTGGATGGTATAAGAGAACAGATGTGATTATGTGTCACTTGCCATACAATTTTACATGAAAAGTAAAACTCAGCCACTGAGACCCTTATAGGGAATCCATccccttgtttttttccatagtCAGTTGCTGTAATGGGGATGATGGAATTTCATTTAAGAGTCAGCTGATGTTTTTCTACTATTTTGACCATGGCAGAAATTCAATAACGGatgtctgatttaaaaaaaaaaacaacaaaaaacaaaaaaagacatcacaGGCGTGCCAAATCCAGGCCACTGGAAAACCAGTTAATGGAAAACATCAGATTGAGTCACAACATCGTTTATGTTTCACGCTGCAGGGGATTAATAATTTAAAGGGGCGTCATTTGTATCATTCACACTGGCTACATTGTTGAATGTTTTAATCACAATGTGTATTACCTCATTTAATGTTTGTGCAATATGAAAGGAGTTATTGCTGTTAAACAAACAATATACAATATCTGATTCTTGTGTCATAATGTACTGACGGTAGAGACGGAAAAGGGGGTCCCAGAGAAGTTTTTTATTAGGCCGACAGGCTAAAATACTTTAAggtattttattgaataaattCAAGGTGCACAATTTTATGGATAAATACATCTACATTCATGCTTGTTATGAGGTAtatgtgcatttatttacagTTACAGTATATGTCCATGACATGATGCAATGTTGTGCATTAGTGCCTCAAGAAGAATTTGAACTCTTAACTGTGGCCTGAAAAGCAACATTGAAattcgttttgtttttacaaaaaggCAAACATGACATATAGATGGAAACTTACTTGGGCAGAGTGCTGTTGTGCTAACACTGCATGGGCTCCTGCAGGTATGCCCTTTGGACGGTAGGGAATAGTTGCTCCTTTTGGAGGAGACTAGAGACAAAGTCATGAAAACCAAATAATTTGAGAACTTTTACAAAGATTGATACATTTTACATCACTTATATCCCTCCCTGAATCTTTTAATAGCTGTCTAATCGGTCGAGAAGGTTACATGGACCTTGCATGCCACAGATGATATAACTCTTAATATACAACACTTGATTTTTCCAGCATGAGGGTAATGGTGCCCTTGCCTTGGGGTTGAGAAGAGGTATAAATTAATTTTCCCAAGTCCTTAACTCTGATAATACAAATTATGCTGttatataaaatggaaaaaaagctgcTGTGATCATGTTTCATGATAGTATGCAATAATAACCTAGTTAATTGATATCGGCTTCATAAATGCTAAGGTGAGTTGATTTAAAGCTTATGAAGTAGCTAATTAATTCTAATTCTCATTTGGGAAATGATTACTTCAGAAATATTAGCTTACTGCTTGAAAGGTTCTCATTGTAAAAACTCCACCAAAGTGTTGGCAAATTTGACACAAACCAAAAAGTGAATATgcataaaatacagtataataaaaTACTGTTTTGTAATACTATTACTAGTGGAAGTGTACACACATGAAATGTATTGTAATAGATGGTATAATGTAAGGGGTGCTTCAGGTGATTCTCTGTCATCGTATATAACCTAAAAGTGCTTTAATTCTAAGCTCAATGCCAAGTTCTTTTCcacgacacacaaaaaaaatatacagcataTGTATATTACATGTATGTATAAACAAAGATTACAAAGAGCTGTTAGAGAGTACTTACTTCCAACATGATGGAGCAGATGTGTCTTACACACTGAGTGATGGCCTGTGGAGTGCCAGAGATTGTGACAGCCCTCTCGGTCGAATCCGGCAGCATGTCTCCTGCCACCTGAACCTGGGCGCCTGTGGTCTTGACATAGCAAGACAACAGAGTTAAAATGGATATTTATTGCCAGAAAAAGCACTCCATCATCCAAAATTGAAATGCAGGCTCAAGCACCTGAAGCTTTACCCTGATAAGACACGGACATGCAAAGAGAAGCTGCGAGCCAAATCGAAACGTGGCCACTAATATTTAAAGAGGTGCACATAAATAATCTCCAGCTGAATGGATATAAAACCTCTGCACAGACTCATTCCAGTTCTTATGTGCAGCTGTCAATGAAATTCCAGCAAATGTATGGcgtggaaaaaaatagaggaTGGCTGGATGTTTTCATAATTGAAGGCACTCGATGCCTGAACATCAAGCAAAAGGTGATCTGTCCTTATTCGTATGCaaacaacttcctgacagaAAATTGCAGAAGAACTCCTACCTCCCGGATCTCTTTGATCTTAGATCCTCCTTTTCCAATCAGCGAGCCACATTGGCTCCCTGGGAAAACCAAGCGGAGAGTCACAGGCGGATTGCTCGTCACGTTGCTGTTCGCCATCGCCGCTGTTATATCCTGAGGGAAAGATCAACAGTGTGTTGTTGATTTGAGCATAAACTTTAATTAGTCAAAAGAAGGATTTCAGCACTACTGACCTCTTCAAACTTGTGTGCAATCATGGAGAAAGCTCTGAAAATTCCCTCTGTGGGTCCTGTGATGGTTACTATCCTCTCGGGAGACGATCCCTCTGATATGTTGATGCGAGCGCGACTCTGCCAGAAAAATATCCAATCTCATTTCTACGCTGTTCCAGACCTGTGAGAATATGCTGAGTTTCACTTTATTTACTTCTTAcctcctctctcattttcttcacggtTTCCCCTTTCTGGAAACAAATATCGCGGAATCACTGTTTACTGTTATCTTAAACACGGGATTGGCCCAAGGAAGAATGATTAATTATAGAATCAACCTACCTTTCCAATTATACTGCCAACTTCCTGTAATGAAAAGAAACCTTTAATAACAGCAATAACAGGCAACAAGAAAGCAGGTATTATGACAACAATACGACAGTGAATTATTTCCATTATTCCATATTGGTCAATTACCTTTCCATGCATCAACAGCCTCAGTGTTAGTGTAACATTCAGGCTCCCATCTGAGGCCATTTCTTCCTTCTCAGACATGCCCTTGGTTTTCACAACCTTTATTTAAATACtctgaaaatatataaaaacagtTTAGACAAGTGGTATACCACAATTTCAGGTGTTTCAAGGACATCTATAATGTAGTTGATCACTTTCACTGCTGAATGCGCCTTTATTAGTATGAAGTTGCAGCTGCCTGGGGGATATCAGAAATGTATCATTTCCGGTTTGCCACTGTGACTTTTTGGAAGAATGTCTTCAGACTAAAAGTGCTGGAAAAGGAAAATAGTAAAAATGTCATATCGATGGCTTTTATAACAAAATCCTTGACCGCATCGTCATTGCATAAATCTCCAGCAGAAATAAAACTGATTAGTATCTGGAAAGATGTTCAGATCCTCATAAGGGCACTGAGTCTGGACCATTGGGACCAGTTTTTCTTTTGATCTGTAGCTGTGAGTGCGGGAAGATAAGCCTATCACGAGGTGCAATCTTCACATGGGACTGAGTCTTTGGTTCCAGTTTAACAGAAGATGTGTGACTCCCTTGGCGATGGTAAGACACAAAGGATGCCACTGTGGAGAGCAGACAATCAAGTGATATGTGTGTGATGGTCTCCAATGTTCTGACGCACGATTTCAGTTTGGAAGACACGATGAATTCAGTCTTTGTTGTCTATACAGAACAAGAATCTGTCGCGTGAAGCCTCACACAAAGCCCATTGGCTCAAGCAAATATGCAGTCGATTGATTTCCTGAGACCTCAAGAAGGTGAAAAAGGGGGGCATGTTTACATGCTATTGGTGCATGGCCATGAGCTGTTACTTGTTAATCCAGATTCATCTGATCCTACAGCAGGGTTTTGTGTACACAATTACATTTGTACCACATGATAAGTGACCCACCCACAGATCCTTGTTCAGATACTTACATTAACCACTGAATGACGAACTCCTTGTTGCCATTCCAAACCTgatagaaaaacaaataaaaatgaaaggaatGTATACCTCAATCTTTGTGCAGTAACCAGAATTAGATTTGATGACAATTTGCTAATAGGTTTTTGTGCTTATCATGACTCAATTACCAAATCCAAGTCATGCCTCTGaggttgttttgcttttaacgatgaagctttttttgttcctttctcTGTGTATTATTGTAAATGTACATtgacaacatcaacaaaacgGCAACATCGCTTCCTAATCCTATAGCCCAGGATTTGTTTAGTTAATGCTAATACCCTTTTGACCCATTTCTGTCACCTCTAGTATGTCAGTGCCTACTCAAGACTTCCGAACAAAACACTAGCATACAATGGCGGACACAGAGTGTACATCATAATaaacacaattaaaacagcatattaATCCCTCGGGCAGGTGAAAAACCTTACACGGATTTATTTGTGGTTTTTAAACATGGTTGTGAGCAgataaattctttttttttaattgaaaacaaaaaagcttgatttaaaaaaaaatctagtgaATTTTGAAGGAGCAGACAAACCAATACTTACCACAAGTTACCGTGCCAGTAACATTCACTATACGTTACAACTGCTGTGCAATCTCTTACATCACTTTATTAGATATTGCTGGAATCCAGTTAAAGTGAATTGAATGCACCAAACTAAAGGGAAACAGCCATCTTAAATCATTTCAACTCACTAATGGAAATTCAGAGTTGTATGTTGGTACAGAGATGTTCATTCTTTCATTGTCATCATTACAGTTTTCTGCAACACTGATGGCTATCCTAAGTAGACGGTGAACACCCTACCTTTTCTAATTGTCTATCCTGATGGAGGTCTACTGAAacaagaaaaatagaaaatgtacTGACCTTAGGTGCAAACCTTTCACTCCTCTCCTTTATATCAGCCAGCTTCTAATGGAATAACCTTTTAGTTTGTTGTCTGTGTTCAATGTTTACTTCCTTTGTTTTCAGTTATCAAGCGAGTGGACAGATGGCTCCCTATGCCCTTAGACCAGCTAGAGCGGAGGCTGGCTTTGCTATTAGTCCCTCAGCTTAGCCCAAGATAAGCCCCTACACAGGGCAAGTGAACCCACATCGCTTGCTTaattctccccatccctgccaCTAAAGAGGCGTTCCTCCACACGAAGATCCACAGGCTGAAGAGGCCTAAGGGCAAGGCAAAGAGTCTCTTCTGCTGGCCACTGTCCAGCCACAAATAGGGCTGGCGGCAGTGAGGGCTAAAGCAAAATAAGAAAATCCTTTTATTAAAAGTACAAATGttaatggggggaaaaacagaCATGCAAAGATGAAGTTAACCGATATAAAGTAAATGTTCaagggtaaaagaaaaaaaatttcgtATGAAATTGATTTGTTGCACTTGGAGCCCAACTGCCCAAGGGCTGGAAAGAACAATGTGGCGTTGGAGGTATTTAGTGATGTTAAGCACAATGTCCTCGTGGGGTGcttcccccctctctctctctcccttgcCCTCCCCCCACACCAACCCCTCTGCCCTAGAAATGAGGCCATACTAGATACAATACAGCCGTTCTGCACAGAAAAATGTATTCAGCTGAGCTTCAAAATTGCGAGGGAAGTGAATCAGTGAAGCATAAGTGGCATATTTAATTACTATTCACTGTGTTGCACGGAAACAATAATGGCTGCTGTGAGCCTCATGGCTGTCTTTTAGATATCTGAGCACTGCTCAGTTTACAACTCAATACAACTCCCCTGTAGTTCCtttgcaaatacagtacatctatttaattttgtcatgaGAAGAAAGTGATGTACTctgagaaatgaaaatgaaaaggttAGGCATTGAAGAAAGGTCAATAAAAGTTCACAAAGAGTTATATTGCTatcttttgaaatgacatttcaatttcaagtcACTTGTGACAAATACCTCCTTCTGTCCTGATGGTTCTGTTGAGGTTGGGATTATGTATGTAATGAGATTATTGTGGAGGGATTACTCCAAATTTGTGAGTGTAACTAGTTCCAGTTAGATTTaaagacatacagtacaaacCCGAAACAAATGCTGACTCACCTTAGGATCGGTAAAGTAACAATGTAagccattttgtcttttatgaCTATTTTGTTTTAGTGAGAATTAAAACCAGTATAGAGAACTGTATATTCATttgtgccattttttattttgacagtgtCATCCATTACATTTTACTAAATTAAGAAATTATCATACATTGTTCAGTTATACattatttaatcatttgaaCACGAACTTCTTTTTAATAggatttttttagtatttgcACTGCAGGATATGAGGCATATCAGAAATGTTCCAgcgatattttacatttaaactagaaactacattttcatttgtttgcaaGGTTTTCGCTTCAAAGTGATCTCGCTTGGAGTATACCACACTTTCACACCTTTCTCCGCAACACCTTCATTCAGTCCTGGAAGGATTCTTCAGGTTTCTCTGCAGCGCCATCGTCCTGACCAACTTGATGCCATTCACATCTTATCAACAGGGCCTAGGCGAGGTGAGTAGGGGGTTGACTCGAGCAGAGCGATGTTCTTCGTTGGCCACGAACTGTCGGATGCTTGGCTCGTTGTGGGCAGGTTTCCTGTCATGGTGAGACAGTCAAGATTTGTCCCGCCACGACTCACACCTCTTCTCATGTACTGAACAAAAGCCAATGCCGCAGTATCTCCTTGTAGACCTGCTGGTTGATTGTGTGGCGCACATTAATGGACAAAAGCAATTCTCACTTTTAAACCAATGGAAAAAATTATCATACATCACaagttccatccatcaatccattttcttagccgcttatcctcacaagggccgcgggagtgctggagcctatcccagctctcgacatgcaggaggcggggtaaaccctgaactggtcaccagctaatcgcagggcacattgagaccaaatagccgcactcagaatcacacctaggggcaatttagagtgtccaattaatgttgcatgtttttgggatgtgggaggaaaccggagtgaccggagaaagctcacgcaggcatggggagaacatgcaaactccacacaagcggggccgggattgaacccgggacatttattttctttttattgctcGTCCTAACTAGAATAGAAAAATGTGTTCAtaaaatgaggataagtggtacagaatggatggatggattttatcttttttttagaataaataaattcacaaaatatTAAAGGACCTAAAATACCCTTCCCCAAaaaccataaataaataaataaagtaacgTATACAATATAATGAGCTGCACAGTGATGCCACtggttagaacgttggcctcacagttctgagcaatGGGGTCCAAATTActgccccgtctgtgtggagcatgcatgtcccccccccttgccaggatgggttttctccaggcactccagttgcatctcagatccccaaaacatggatgcattggagagtctaaatcccctccaagtgtgattgtgggcccggcgacagctgggataggctccagcactcctgcgacccttgtgaggataagcagctcagaaaatggatggatgcatggatgcatggatggatggatggatggatggatggatggatggatggatgtcattgtgtgtgtgaccgttgtctgtctccatgtgcctgcaattggctggcaaacatttcatggtgtaccccacctcctgcccaaagatagctgggatagactccagcactcccacgacccttttgaggatgagtggctcgggaaatggatggatacattggATGTTTTTTAATGGACcaattttcaaggaaaaaatgataaatgaaggcaaaaatgtttgtgttcttggcattgtaaataaaatgttagaTGGATTGTACTACAACAagggttttcaaacatttttggaagCGCATCTGTCTGAAATTTTCTATGACGAGGTGGTGGGGGTGCTTGCACTCACTGAAAATAGGAAATATGACAGAGAGGGTGCTTGGAAACCGGAGGGATTGAAGAATTGCGCCCCCACTCTCATTAATCCCCTATACACCACACCCCCCtattttgaaaaccactgcactCAAGACAGTAATGGGTCATGTGGCCCTCTGATCATATTTTGCCTACCCTTGCTCTGGGATAGGTAGAACATGTATTTAGTCTAATCTTTCTAGTTCCTGCTGGAAAGCAAACAGCCATGTAAAACTATCTGAGATGAAAGAGGGTGGGCGTGGCTTTTGTCATGTGACTCCACAATTATTCTCTGAATGTGAAACTGAGTACATGGTCAGCAGACTTTGAGCATGGAAATCAATAAGTAACTGTCTTTTCTAGCGACTGTTAGGTTTGGCCCTGTCAAACGCAGACATTTTGCTGTACCGCAAGACACTCAATGGACTTCCACAAACTTAACTCTTTAGAAAAATTCAAGGAGGTGTGGAGTTGTTATGGttacggagaaaacccagaggACGTGCTTGAGAGAGAGTTCACGCGAATTAAAGGTTATAATTGTTTCCTGTTCTGAATTGCTGTGAGCGCTTTAACGTTAACTGACTGCGCACTGCACAGCATAGTATAATTCTTGTTATTGTACGCAGGCACCGTATATCTGGATCATGCAGCAACTACTTTGTACCCAGAATCACTGGTCAAGAACTACTGCCTGGATATTTCAAGGAACTTGTATGGTATGTAAagcaacatttgtttttgtttttttcagctcatgtgattttatgaagaTCTAAAATTGACGGATGGCATCATCTTCCTAATAGGAAACCCCCACAGCCACAACCCGAGCAGCAGGTTGACACATGAGACCATGGAGAGGGTCAGATACAGGTGAGCTCCAATCATCCCCTTAGACACATTCCAAATGGGCCCATGTGCCCTCTTTAAACTACCTTGCatgaaatgagtttttttttaaagatcatttTCTTTCAGGATATTGCAGCATTTCAACACTACCCCTGAGGAGTACTCAGTGATTTTCACTTCTGGCTGTACAGCCGCTATCAAATTAGCGGCAGAGGTCTTCCCCTGGAAGTCGCAGATAGAAAACGTGGCAGGCAGTCACTTCTGCTACCTCACTGACAATCATACATCTGTTGTTGGCATAAGAGGACTAACATCAAACCGGGGGGTAGTCACCTTGCCCGTCTCACCCCAGGACGTGGAAAATCGGGCAAAAGACAAGGCTCAGAGTGAAGATGCAGTTTGTCAGACGCCACATCTCTTCTGCTACCCGGCACAAAGCAACTTCTCAGGCACAAAGTATCCCCTTAGCCATGTAGAAGGCATCCAGGCAAGACGTCTTTACCCAGCATGTGACTGTCGAGGCCAATGGTTTGTGCTGTTGGATGCAGCCTCGCTTGTCAGCTGTTCCCCTTTAAACTTACAAGACTGCCCTGCTGATTTCATTCCCATCTCCTTCTACAAGATATTTGGCTTCCCTACAGGTCTGGGGGCCCTTCTTGTCCGCAACCAAGCAGCAGCCATGTTAAAAAAGACTTATTTTGGAGGAGGAACAGCAGCAGCTTACCTTTCTGGAGAAGATTATTATGTTCAGGCTGCAAACCTTTCTGACAGGTAAAGCCGTGAACAACGATGCCAAGCATAGACTATCTCTGAAAACACCATAACTTTGCCCATTCCTACCCCATAATGTCTTGTTTGTTTTATCCTGTACAAGATTCGAAGATGGCACTGTCTCATTCTTGGACATCATTGCCCTCAATCACAGCTTTGAAGCTCTCTACAGGATCACCGGTATGTAACAGcgacacaaaaacatgcagaggTATGTACAACAGTCCcctgctctttttttattttttttcaggaggaATGCAAAACATACAACAGCACACCTTTGGCTTAGCGCGCTACACTTACATGCTTCTGTCAAGTCTTTGCCATGGCAACGGGCAACCAGTGGCGCAGATGTACACACGAGGCCAGTTTGACAGTCCAAACACACAGGGCGCAATCCTAAACTTCAATCTTATCGACTCTCATGGAGAAATAATTGGGTATTCTCAGGTACATACATTGAATTGCTCATGCCATATTatgtaagaaaaacaaaaaaagttgtagaTGCATTAGCACCACTGATGAGTACCATAATAATTCTCCAACAGGTAGACAGAATGGCAAGTTTGTACAACATCCACGTGCGCACTGGTTGCTTTTGTAATACTGGAGCCTGTCAGAGCTTTCTCGGTATCACAAATCAGCAGATGAAGCGCAacttggaggtaaaaaaaaaaaaaaaaaaaaaaagagagattttCAATGCAATGAAATGCAATGCACTATTTCAAAAACAGTTGTTGAatgaaattttgtcattttttttttttaggctggcCACGTCTGCGGAGACACCATCGACATGGTGGATTGGCAGCCCACTGGATCTGTTCGTGTGTCATTTGGCTACATGTCAACATTTGATGACTGTCAAAAGTTCCTGAATTTTGTTGCTGAGTGCTTTGTGAAGAAACCAGTGGCAGTAGACCATGCGAGAATAGAGAGGCTTAAAGCAGCTAGCGCATcaaatgaagaaacaacagtcaATATAAATGAAGTGAAACACAAAgttgaagaaaagaagaaagtttCACAGAACGGAATTGAACCTGTGCATCTAAGCAACCGTGAGGGGTCTTACACATTGACCAACATCTACATATATCCCATCAAATCATGTGGCGCATTTGAGGTGTGACCATCACCTTGGTGTTATTCTTTCACTTTTTTCGCTACCTGCATTTTAACGTTTCTTGAAATGGTCCACTTTGTCATGTATTCTAGGTCCACAGCTGGCCAGTAGGACCTCAGGGTTTACTATATGACAGAGCCTGGATGGTGGTAAATGGAAATGGCGTGTGCTTGAGTCAGAAAAGAGAGCCACGTTTATGCCTCATTCGCCCACAAGTTCATCTGTCCTCAAACGAATTGCTCCTGCAGGCAtcaagtcagtcagtcagtctcTCTGAATGTGACACAATAttcaagcaaaagaagaagaaaaaaaaaagctgtcaatCAGTCTGTAATTTTTCTTCAAGGATTTTTCCCACTGTCCTGCAGGAATGAATACCATTTCAGTTCCACTGGAAATCAGGAATGAAATGCATGCGAGCTACCCAGTCTGTCAGAGTAAAGTTTGTGGTGATAGGTGCGTTGCTGACAGCAAACAACTTGGATTTGTTTGATATTCATACATGCAGCTATTGGCAttatattttccttttacagCAATCTCCATAGGGCCTTTTGATTCCAAGTGACATTTTAAGGCCTCATAATTTCAAAAGAATCTCTCACTCCCGATCTTTTAAGGGAATGGGAACAGTGAGTAAGACATGTTGTTAACACATTTTGATGACAAGCATACAACGACATGGACGATTCTTGGATTAGATATTGCACAAAGATTATAACTTTCTGTTTCTGATATCAAACTAAGTATACCCAGGATCTCCTGAAAAAACGTTCTTCTGATTTCTCCAGGGTGGAGACTAAGGATTGTGGTGATGAGGCTGCAGCGTGGCTGTCAGACTTGCTTGGACAACCATGTCGCTTGATAAGACAAAGTCCTGATTTCACTCGGTGTATGAAAAAGAAGTCTGATACAGGTAATTGTTTCAGAATTTGACTGTGCTTCATATTAAAACACTTTGAGTACTAGCTTACCACAAAGGTCACACTATAAACTCAGTTGATTTCTGAAAGCTCTTATCCTAATCAGAgttacaaagcaaagcaaaacaaagcaaatttat
This genomic window contains:
- the mocos gene encoding molybdenum cofactor sulfurase; this encodes MDFHKLNSLEKFKEVWSCYGYGENPEDVLEREFTRIKGTVYLDHAATTLYPESLVKNYCLDISRNLYGNPHSHNPSSRLTHETMERVRYRILQHFNTTPEEYSVIFTSGCTAAIKLAAEVFPWKSQIENVAGSHFCYLTDNHTSVVGIRGLTSNRGVVTLPVSPQDVENRAKDKAQSEDAVCQTPHLFCYPAQSNFSGTKYPLSHVEGIQARRLYPACDCRGQWFVLLDAASLVSCSPLNLQDCPADFIPISFYKIFGFPTGLGALLVRNQAAAMLKKTYFGGGTAAAYLSGEDYYVQAANLSDRFEDGTVSFLDIIALNHSFEALYRITGGMQNIQQHTFGLARYTYMLLSSLCHGNGQPVAQMYTRGQFDSPNTQGAILNFNLIDSHGEIIGYSQVDRMASLYNIHVRTGCFCNTGACQSFLGITNQQMKRNLEAGHVCGDTIDMVDWQPTGSVRVSFGYMSTFDDCQKFLNFVAECFVKKPVAVDHARIERLKAASASNEETTVNINEVKHKVEEKKKVSQNGIEPVHLSNREGSYTLTNIYIYPIKSCGAFEVHSWPVGPQGLLYDRAWMVVNGNGVCLSQKREPRLCLIRPQVHLSSNELLLQASRMNTISVPLEIRNEMHASYPVCQSKVCGDRVETKDCGDEAAAWLSDLLGQPCRLIRQSPDFTRCMKKKSDTAVNSPPLSLVNEAQYLLINHASVELIHKVMSSRQDYPELNTQNIISRFRSNFVIAGVQPFEEDNWSHLIIGNIQFTVSGQCVRCQMVGVDQNTGSKTKEPLMSLSAYRNGKVTFGVYLTHQLQDSLKAGVLSVGSHILPQPQAS
- the zgc:110045 gene encoding poly(rC)-binding protein 3, yielding MSEKEEMASDGSLNVTLTLRLLMHGKEVGSIIGKKGETVKKMREESRARINISEGSSPERIVTITGPTEGIFRAFSMIAHKFEEDITAAMANSNVTSNPPVTLRLVFPGSQCGSLIGKGGSKIKEIRETTGAQVQVAGDMLPDSTERAVTISGTPQAITQCVRHICSIMLESPPKGATIPYRPKGIPAGAHAVLAQQHSAQAFALPGQYAFAHQDLTKLHQLAMQHIPLPSLGQSNPTFPGLDTSAPTSSQELAIPNDFIGCIIGRQGSKINEIRQVSGAHIKIASATDGSAVRQVTITGSPASISVAQYLISASLEMAKYTMQAVSAAAPVDLNMSYAQSASTASNAATSLAVLAATTPAPTNINVHSPSTLQAIQNSHYAVPVSSLLGMKTLPVLAVHPAAATSLTQGLAPYTAKISSSGVKKSERQKFAPY